In bacterium, the following proteins share a genomic window:
- the sctL gene encoding type III secretion system stator protein SctL: protein MAGKILKKGDVKAKVGEQARTRPGAEMLPDSGGIVHRRVMDAGEEAAKILEKADGEAGRVRKEAEVVLAEARAKAAQEVKRGYAEGETKGLAQVTEKLMAVERLREEFYTNAESDVVNLVLDIAEKIVGRMVRENPEMIRSVVRQALERSLGDRITVRVNPEDYKSLMESDHDFREVLDRTKRLSFREDEAISKGGCIVETEVGTIDGQLETQMAAIKKALMA from the coding sequence ATGGCGGGAAAGATACTGAAGAAGGGCGATGTGAAGGCAAAGGTGGGCGAGCAGGCCAGGACGCGGCCCGGCGCCGAGATGTTGCCTGACAGCGGAGGCATCGTTCACAGGCGCGTCATGGACGCGGGCGAGGAGGCTGCGAAGATCCTCGAGAAGGCCGATGGCGAGGCCGGCAGGGTGAGGAAGGAAGCCGAGGTCGTGCTCGCAGAGGCCAGGGCCAAGGCGGCGCAGGAGGTGAAACGCGGATACGCCGAGGGGGAGACCAAGGGCCTGGCCCAGGTCACCGAGAAGCTCATGGCGGTCGAGCGGCTGAGGGAGGAATTCTACACCAACGCCGAATCCGACGTCGTGAACCTCGTGCTCGATATCGCGGAGAAGATCGTGGGCAGGATGGTGCGCGAGAATCCGGAGATGATAAGGAGCGTCGTGCGCCAGGCGCTCGAGCGCAGCCTGGGAGATCGGATAACGGTGCGCGTGAACCCGGAGGACTACAAGTCGCTGATGGAATCGGACCACGACTTCCGCGAGGTCCTCGATCGCACGAAGAGGCTTTCATTCCGCGAGGACGAGGCGATCTCAAAGGGCGGCTGCATAGTCGAGACGGAAGTGGGCACCA
- a CDS encoding sigma-70 family RNA polymerase sigma factor, producing MSKVAVKKAIKPTKGEIAAQARAKAKAEAVKAAAGAKVRAIDGTILTKKEASAVKTRDGLISQYMPYAASIASRVCQSLSAAVDYDEVLCNARLGLLEAAKRFDTNQEVDFRTFAYYRIKGAIYDGLRRSGWLPRTLYARIKFEEAANEYLQNRSLGNAAENANQRNAHEKVEDNSVAETVNSLASIYIISLDATEDMDVEDTESGNVEQRTEFMQVRRHMRDAISTLPEKEKLLIMMYYFQNRTLEEVGTKLGLSKSWTSRLHARALSLLFKRIRNRATSKPDDNDGEEE from the coding sequence ATGTCAAAGGTAGCGGTAAAAAAGGCGATAAAGCCGACAAAGGGCGAGATAGCCGCCCAGGCGCGTGCAAAGGCAAAGGCAGAGGCCGTCAAAGCGGCCGCTGGGGCAAAGGTAAGGGCGATAGATGGCACGATACTCACAAAGAAAGAGGCCAGCGCAGTCAAGACCAGAGATGGCCTCATCAGCCAGTACATGCCCTACGCCGCGTCGATCGCCAGCAGGGTTTGCCAGAGCCTCTCGGCAGCGGTCGATTATGATGAAGTGCTCTGCAACGCGAGGCTGGGACTTCTGGAGGCTGCAAAGCGCTTTGACACCAACCAGGAAGTCGATTTCCGAACCTTTGCTTATTACCGCATCAAGGGTGCGATTTACGACGGACTCCGCCGCAGCGGCTGGCTTCCCAGAACGCTTTACGCGAGGATCAAGTTCGAAGAGGCGGCCAACGAATACCTTCAGAACCGCTCGCTGGGAAACGCCGCAGAGAACGCAAATCAGCGCAACGCCCACGAGAAGGTCGAGGACAACTCGGTCGCCGAAACGGTCAACAGCCTTGCTTCGATATACATCATATCTCTGGATGCTACAGAGGATATGGACGTCGAGGATACGGAGTCTGGCAACGTCGAGCAGCGAACCGAGTTCATGCAGGTCAGGCGGCATATGCGGGATGCAATCAGCACGCTCCCCGAGAAGGAGAAGCTTCTGATCATGATGTATTATTTTCAGAATAGGACGCTCGAAGAGGTCGGCACGAAGCTGGGGCTTTCAAAGTCGTGGACCTCGCGTCTGCACGCTCGCGCGCTCTCGCTGCTCTTCAAGAGGATAAGAAATCGCGCGACGTCGAAACCTGACGATAACGATGGTGAGGAGGAGTAG
- a CDS encoding tetratricopeptide repeat protein produces the protein MIEMDQKHLTVMMEAGYVYLGMRRFKEARAVFEGLCVLAPDSDVPLVALGNVDFCENRVSQAMKRYESALAIDPKSVFAKVYLGEALIFAGKKSEGLALLKEVSKADRGGAGQFANALLDAIKAGFEPKPLKAKKG, from the coding sequence TCACGGTCATGATGGAGGCGGGCTATGTGTACCTCGGCATGCGCCGCTTCAAGGAGGCCAGGGCGGTCTTCGAAGGCTTATGCGTGCTTGCGCCTGACAGCGACGTGCCGCTGGTGGCCCTGGGGAATGTGGATTTCTGCGAGAACCGCGTGTCGCAAGCCATGAAGCGCTACGAGAGCGCCCTCGCGATAGACCCGAAGAGCGTGTTCGCGAAGGTGTACCTAGGCGAGGCGCTCATATTCGCGGGCAAGAAGAGCGAGGGTTTGGCGCTGCTCAAGGAAGTCTCGAAGGCGGACAGGGGCGGGGCGGGGCAGTTCGCAAACGCGCTTTTGGACGCGATCAAGGCCGGGTTCGAGCCCAAGCCGCTGAAGGCGAAGAAGGGGTGA